A window of Streptomyces gilvosporeus contains these coding sequences:
- the efeU gene encoding iron uptake transporter permease EfeU: MFGNYLIGLREGLEASLVVCILIAYLVKTGRREALRPVWIGIALAVVLSFAFGAALQFGSQTLTFQAQEGLGGSLSIIAVGLVTWMVFWMRRTARHLKKELHGKLDAALQMGTVALVVTAFLSVGREGLETALFIWTAAQSANDGVRPLVGALLGMLTAVVLGWLFYRGAVRINLAKFFTWTGGMLVVVAAGVLAYGFHDLQEAGVLPGLGAQAFDISAQIPADSWYGTLLKGIFNFQPDPTVLQVTVWALYLIPTLGFFFAPGRVAPNRATPAAPQSAPVAPKEPEPHDTQVAVPGARNTDVGSGGDGDTQRVHDGARRTGEAAGGHEG; the protein is encoded by the coding sequence GTGTTCGGCAACTACCTGATCGGTCTGCGCGAGGGGCTGGAAGCCAGCCTCGTCGTGTGCATCCTCATCGCCTATCTGGTCAAGACGGGCCGGCGGGAGGCGCTTCGGCCGGTCTGGATCGGCATCGCGCTCGCCGTGGTGCTGTCGTTCGCGTTCGGCGCGGCGCTCCAGTTCGGGTCACAGACGCTGACGTTCCAGGCGCAGGAGGGCCTCGGCGGTTCGCTGTCGATCATCGCGGTCGGCCTGGTGACGTGGATGGTCTTCTGGATGCGTCGCACCGCGCGGCATCTGAAGAAGGAACTGCACGGCAAGCTGGACGCGGCCCTTCAGATGGGCACGGTGGCGCTGGTGGTCACCGCGTTCCTGTCGGTGGGCCGGGAGGGCCTGGAGACCGCGCTGTTCATCTGGACGGCGGCGCAGTCCGCGAACGACGGCGTACGGCCGCTGGTCGGGGCGCTGCTGGGCATGCTGACGGCCGTGGTGCTGGGCTGGCTGTTCTACCGGGGTGCGGTGCGCATCAACCTCGCGAAGTTCTTCACCTGGACCGGCGGGATGCTGGTGGTCGTCGCGGCGGGCGTGCTGGCGTACGGCTTCCACGATCTCCAGGAGGCGGGCGTCCTGCCGGGGCTGGGTGCCCAGGCGTTCGACATCAGCGCGCAGATCCCGGCCGACAGCTGGTACGGCACGCTGCTGAAGGGCATCTTCAACTTCCAGCCGGATCCGACCGTTCTTCAGGTCACGGTGTGGGCTCTGTATCTGATCCCCACGCTCGGATTCTTCTTCGCCCCCGGTAGGGTGGCGCCGAATCGTGCCACCCCGGCGGCCCCTCAGTCCGCCCCGGTCGCCCCGAAGGAGCCCGAGCCCCATGACACGCAGGTCGCCGTTCCGGGTGCCCGCAACACTGACGTCGGCAGCGGCGGCGATGGTGATACTCAGCGGGTGCATGACGGTGCACGGCGAACGGGAGAAGCTGCCGGCGGTCACGAAGGCTGA
- a CDS encoding PhzF family phenazine biosynthesis protein, with the protein MTEPHILRVFTGDGDRGGNALAVVADGAACPRRTERQALAARLGFSETVFVDDAARGAVDIYTPGVRLPFAGHPLVGVAWLLRHLGRPVTTLRPPAGQVAVTYDGDVIWVRGRPEWATGRRTEEYASPDAVDALPAPPPGEGWLYAWAWRDEAAGVVRARGFPRRADRAIAEDEATGAAALALTHELGRALDIRQGAASRILTRPRPDGTIDIGGRVVPSRNG; encoded by the coding sequence ATGACCGAACCGCACATCCTCCGCGTGTTCACCGGCGACGGCGACCGGGGCGGCAATGCGCTGGCCGTCGTCGCGGACGGCGCCGCCTGTCCGCGCCGGACCGAACGCCAGGCCCTCGCCGCCCGGCTCGGCTTCAGCGAGACCGTCTTCGTCGACGATGCGGCCCGCGGCGCCGTCGACATCTACACCCCGGGTGTGCGGCTGCCGTTCGCCGGACATCCGCTCGTCGGCGTGGCCTGGCTGCTGCGTCACCTCGGCCGTCCGGTGACGACGCTCCGGCCGCCCGCCGGCCAGGTGGCGGTCACCTACGACGGCGACGTCATCTGGGTGCGCGGCCGCCCGGAGTGGGCCACCGGGCGCCGCACCGAGGAGTACGCCTCCCCCGACGCGGTCGACGCCCTGCCCGCGCCGCCGCCCGGCGAGGGCTGGCTCTACGCCTGGGCCTGGCGGGACGAGGCGGCCGGCGTCGTACGGGCCCGCGGTTTTCCCCGTCGGGCCGACAGGGCCATCGCCGAGGACGAGGCCACCGGCGCGGCCGCGCTCGCCCTCACTCACGAACTCGGCCGCGCCCTCGACATCCGCCAGGGCGCGGCCTCCCGGATCCTGACCCGGCCGCGGCCGGACGGCACCATCGACATCGGCGGCCGGGTGGTGCCGTCCCGGAACGGCTAG
- the efeB gene encoding iron uptake transporter deferrochelatase/peroxidase subunit, whose amino-acid sequence MSQDETTTDAPAGRTPSRRALLGWGGAGLALGAVAAGGTAAALRTGGDAQPAGADATAASAVPFHGRHQAGIATAVQDRLHFASFDVTTDDRDELIALLKDWTKAAARMTAGDAVGGGAVGGLAEAPPDDTGEALGLPPSRLTLTFGVGPTLFEKDGKDRFGLKKRRPEALIDLPKFSGDNLDSTRSGGDLCVQACADDPQVAVHAIRNLARIGFGKIAIRWSQLGFGKTSSTTPEAQTPRNMMGFKDGTHNIAGTDAAALDAHVWVGDKDVKGDESWMAGGSYLVARRIRMHIETWDRTSLKEQEDVFGRDKAEGAPVGQKHERDTPHLKSMLPTAHVRLAHPDSNGGVRILRRGYSFTDGTDGLGRLDAGLFFLAYQRDVRHGFVPLQRKLSASDALNEYIQHVGSAVFAIPPGVRGAGDWWGRELFA is encoded by the coding sequence ATGTCTCAGGACGAGACGACGACCGACGCCCCGGCCGGGCGGACCCCCTCGCGGCGGGCGCTGCTGGGCTGGGGCGGTGCCGGGCTCGCGCTCGGCGCCGTCGCGGCGGGCGGGACGGCGGCGGCGCTGCGCACCGGCGGCGATGCGCAGCCGGCCGGGGCCGATGCCACGGCCGCCTCCGCAGTCCCCTTCCACGGAAGGCACCAGGCCGGGATCGCCACCGCGGTCCAGGACCGGCTGCACTTCGCCTCCTTCGACGTCACGACCGACGACCGCGATGAGCTGATCGCGCTGCTGAAGGACTGGACGAAGGCGGCGGCACGGATGACCGCGGGCGATGCGGTCGGCGGCGGCGCGGTCGGCGGGCTGGCGGAGGCGCCGCCGGACGACACCGGCGAGGCGCTGGGTCTGCCGCCGTCGCGGCTCACGCTGACGTTCGGCGTCGGCCCCACGCTGTTCGAGAAGGACGGCAAGGACCGGTTCGGCCTCAAGAAGCGGCGCCCCGAGGCGCTGATCGACCTGCCGAAGTTCTCCGGGGACAACCTCGACTCGACGCGCAGCGGCGGCGATCTGTGTGTGCAGGCGTGTGCGGACGATCCGCAGGTGGCGGTGCACGCGATCCGCAATCTGGCGCGGATCGGCTTCGGGAAGATCGCCATCCGGTGGTCGCAGCTCGGCTTCGGCAAGACGTCGTCGACGACGCCGGAGGCCCAGACGCCGCGCAACATGATGGGGTTCAAGGACGGCACCCACAACATCGCGGGCACCGACGCCGCGGCCCTGGACGCGCATGTGTGGGTCGGCGACAAGGACGTCAAGGGCGACGAGAGCTGGATGGCCGGCGGTTCGTATCTCGTCGCGCGGCGGATCCGGATGCACATCGAGACCTGGGACCGCACCTCCCTCAAGGAGCAGGAGGACGTCTTCGGCCGGGACAAGGCCGAGGGCGCGCCGGTCGGCCAAAAGCACGAGCGCGACACCCCGCATCTGAAGTCGATGCTGCCGACCGCGCACGTACGGCTCGCCCACCCCGACTCCAACGGCGGGGTGCGGATCCTGCGCCGCGGCTACTCCTTCACCGACGGTACGGACGGTCTGGGACGCCTGGACGCGGGGCTGTTCTTCCTCGCGTATCAGCGCGACGTCCGGCACGGCTTCGTCCCGCTCCAGCGGAAGCTGTCGGCGAGCGACGCCCTCAACGAGTACATCCAGCACGTGGGTTCGGCGGTTTTCGCCATTCCGCCGGGTGTCCGCGGCGCGGGCGACTGGTGGGGCCGGGAGCTGTTCGCCTGA
- a CDS encoding TetR/AcrR family transcriptional regulator — translation MAQPKAPDASRRSERSRRAIFDAALALVGEVGYDKLTIEGIASRAGVGKQTIYRWWSSKAAVLLDAFGAVVDEYDQEGLPDTGDLAADLKTVLRATADEFNDAAWQAPYRALAAAGANDEELSRTFVGRLMEPGMRVYVDRLRAAQETGEVATGIDLRIAAEMLMSPFSQRWLMRTGELTHDYVDTLVDLVLHGLRPRD, via the coding sequence ATGGCCCAGCCCAAAGCCCCCGACGCTTCCCGCCGCAGCGAACGCTCCCGCCGCGCGATCTTCGACGCCGCCCTCGCCCTCGTCGGCGAGGTCGGCTACGACAAACTCACCATCGAAGGCATCGCCTCCCGCGCCGGCGTCGGCAAGCAGACGATCTACCGCTGGTGGTCCTCCAAGGCCGCGGTCCTCCTGGACGCCTTCGGCGCCGTCGTCGACGAGTACGACCAGGAAGGGCTCCCCGACACCGGCGACCTCGCCGCCGACCTCAAGACCGTTCTCCGCGCCACCGCCGACGAGTTCAACGACGCCGCCTGGCAGGCCCCCTACCGCGCCCTCGCCGCGGCCGGCGCCAACGACGAGGAACTCTCCCGCACCTTCGTCGGCCGCCTGATGGAACCCGGCATGCGCGTCTACGTCGACCGGCTGCGCGCCGCCCAGGAAACCGGTGAGGTGGCCACCGGCATCGACCTCCGCATCGCCGCCGAGATGCTGATGAGTCCGTTCTCACAACGCTGGCTGATGCGCACCGGCGAACTGACCCACGACTACGTCGACACCCTGGTCGACCTGGTGTTGCACGGTCTGCGGCCGCGCGACTGA
- a CDS encoding dihydrodipicolinate synthase family protein, which produces MALPAPLRGVVPPVCTPLDPHGEVDTASLTRLVTHLLDGGVHGLFALGSTGEVAYLTDDRRATALETVVKAADGRVPVLAGVIDTTTPRVLDHARAAAALGADALVATAPFYTRTHPREIAAHFRRLRAETGLPVVAYDIPVAVHHKLPLPVVQELAEDGTLAALKDSSGDDGALRRVLVALGGRTARPGGPAPGFAVLTGSELTVDAALLAGADGVVPGLGNVDPAGYVRLYEAARAGDWARAAAEQDRLVTLFSMTDIGPEDAMGRSSAALGSFKAALWLLGVIDHGATAFPQIPLSREAVAEVGRRLTAAGLPPVR; this is translated from the coding sequence ATGGCACTTCCCGCACCGCTGCGCGGCGTCGTCCCGCCCGTCTGCACTCCGCTCGACCCGCACGGCGAGGTCGACACCGCCTCCCTCACCCGCCTGGTGACCCACCTCCTCGACGGCGGCGTCCACGGGCTGTTCGCGCTCGGCTCCACCGGCGAGGTCGCCTATCTCACCGACGACCGGCGCGCCACCGCCCTGGAGACCGTCGTCAAGGCCGCGGACGGCCGGGTGCCCGTCCTCGCCGGGGTCATCGACACCACCACCCCCCGCGTCCTCGACCACGCCCGCGCCGCGGCCGCGCTGGGCGCCGACGCCCTGGTGGCCACGGCGCCCTTCTACACCCGCACCCATCCGCGCGAGATCGCCGCGCACTTCCGCCGGCTGCGCGCCGAGACCGGACTGCCCGTCGTGGCGTACGACATCCCCGTGGCCGTCCATCACAAGCTCCCCCTCCCCGTGGTGCAGGAACTGGCCGAGGACGGCACCCTCGCGGCCCTCAAGGACAGCAGCGGCGACGACGGGGCGCTGCGCCGGGTGCTGGTCGCCCTCGGCGGCCGCACCGCTCGCCCCGGCGGCCCCGCGCCCGGCTTCGCCGTCCTCACCGGCTCCGAACTCACCGTGGACGCGGCCCTGTTGGCGGGCGCCGACGGCGTGGTCCCGGGTCTCGGCAACGTCGACCCGGCGGGCTATGTACGGCTCTACGAGGCGGCGCGGGCCGGCGACTGGGCGCGGGCGGCGGCCGAACAGGATCGGCTGGTCACGCTGTTCTCCATGACCGATATCGGCCCCGAGGACGCGATGGGCCGCAGCTCCGCCGCGCTGGGGTCCTTCAAGGCGGCGCTGTGGCTGCTCGGCGTGATCGACCACGGCGCCACCGCCTTCCCGCAGATCCCGCTGAGCCGGGAGGCGGTAGCGGAGGTGGGACGCCGGCTGACCGCCGCGGGGTTGCCGCCGGTGCGGTGA
- the efeO gene encoding iron uptake system protein EfeO: protein MRAHRSSAVAAIAVAATLTAVAGCAAKSDGKGAGGKGAIAVTASDSACKVSAKDFPAGHVQFAVDNKGSQVTEVYVYAPGDRIVTERENIGPGTHVEITAEIKPGAYEIACKPGMKGHGIRQKVTASGKGAAVKRNPKLDAAVSAYRTWVQEQADQTLPEAQKFADAVKAGDVEAARKTYALSRVGWERTEPVAESFGDIDPKVDTRADGLSDGQKWTGWHKLEQSLWEKKKISADDKKLADQLITDLKDWQKRVGKAVINPTTMANGAKELLDEVATGKVTGEEERYSHTDLIDFHANVEGAQKAYELLKPVVAKNDPALAKELDKQFAAILKQLDGHRDSNSADGFASYDTVGKDERKTLSDSVNALAEPLSKLAAAVAEAK, encoded by the coding sequence ATGCGAGCCCACCGCTCCTCCGCCGTCGCCGCCATCGCCGTGGCCGCGACCCTGACCGCCGTCGCCGGCTGCGCCGCGAAGAGCGACGGCAAGGGCGCCGGCGGCAAGGGGGCGATCGCGGTGACCGCGAGCGACAGCGCCTGCAAGGTGTCGGCCAAGGACTTCCCCGCCGGGCATGTGCAGTTCGCCGTGGACAACAAGGGCTCCCAGGTCACCGAGGTGTACGTCTACGCGCCCGGCGACCGGATCGTGACCGAGCGGGAGAACATCGGGCCCGGCACCCACGTCGAGATCACCGCCGAGATCAAGCCGGGTGCGTACGAGATCGCGTGCAAGCCGGGCATGAAGGGCCACGGGATCCGGCAGAAGGTGACCGCGAGCGGCAAGGGAGCCGCCGTCAAGCGGAACCCGAAGCTGGACGCCGCGGTCTCCGCGTACCGCACGTGGGTCCAGGAGCAGGCCGACCAGACCCTGCCCGAGGCGCAGAAGTTCGCCGATGCGGTGAAGGCCGGGGACGTCGAGGCCGCGAGGAAGACCTATGCGCTCTCCCGCGTGGGCTGGGAGCGCACCGAGCCGGTGGCCGAGTCGTTCGGTGACATCGACCCCAAGGTCGACACCCGCGCGGACGGGCTGTCGGACGGCCAGAAGTGGACCGGCTGGCACAAGCTGGAGCAGTCGCTGTGGGAGAAGAAGAAGATCTCCGCGGACGACAAGAAGCTCGCCGACCAGCTGATCACCGACCTCAAGGACTGGCAGAAGCGGGTCGGCAAGGCGGTCATCAACCCGACGACGATGGCCAACGGCGCCAAGGAGCTGCTCGACGAGGTGGCCACCGGCAAGGTCACCGGTGAGGAAGAGCGCTACAGCCACACCGACCTGATCGACTTCCACGCCAACGTCGAGGGCGCCCAGAAGGCCTACGAGCTGCTGAAGCCGGTCGTCGCCAAGAACGACCCGGCGCTGGCCAAGGAGCTGGACAAGCAGTTCGCCGCGATCCTCAAGCAGCTCGACGGGCACCGCGACAGCAACTCCGCCGACGGCTTCGCCTCGTACGACACCGTCGGCAAGGACGAGCGCAAGACGCTGTCGGACAGCGTCAACGCGCTGGCCGAGCCGCTGTCGAAGCTGGCCGCCGCCGTGGCCGAAGCCAAGTAG
- the map gene encoding type I methionyl aminopeptidase: MSGQSLLVPGKISPTRPVPASIPRPEYVGKDAPTPYTGPEVQDAETIEKMRIAGRIAAQAMAEAAKHIAPGVTTDELDRVAHEFMCDHGAYPSTLGYRGFPKSLCSSLNEVICHGIPDSTVLKDGDIVNLDVTAYIHGVHGDNNATYLCGEVDEESRLLVERTREALNRAIKAVKPGRQINIIGRVIESYAKRFGYGVVRDFTGHGINSAFHSGLIVPHYDSPHHTTDIKPGMTFTIEPMLTLGTYEYDMWQDGWTVVTKDRKRTAQFEHTLVVTDTGAEILTLP; encoded by the coding sequence ATGTCTGGCCAGTCGCTTCTTGTCCCGGGGAAGATCTCCCCCACCCGCCCCGTCCCCGCCTCGATCCCGCGCCCCGAGTACGTCGGGAAGGACGCGCCCACGCCGTACACCGGGCCCGAGGTGCAGGACGCCGAAACGATCGAGAAGATGCGGATCGCCGGCCGGATCGCCGCGCAGGCGATGGCGGAGGCCGCCAAGCACATCGCGCCGGGTGTGACGACCGACGAACTCGACCGGGTCGCCCACGAGTTCATGTGCGACCACGGTGCCTACCCGTCCACGCTCGGCTACCGCGGTTTCCCCAAGTCGCTGTGCTCCTCGCTCAACGAGGTCATCTGTCACGGCATCCCGGACTCGACCGTCCTCAAGGACGGCGACATCGTGAACCTGGACGTGACCGCGTACATCCACGGTGTGCACGGCGACAACAACGCCACCTATCTGTGCGGTGAGGTCGACGAGGAGTCCCGGCTGCTGGTGGAGCGCACCCGCGAGGCACTCAACCGCGCGATCAAGGCGGTCAAGCCGGGGCGGCAGATCAACATCATCGGCCGGGTCATCGAGTCGTACGCCAAGCGCTTCGGCTACGGCGTCGTCCGCGACTTCACCGGCCACGGCATCAACTCCGCCTTCCACTCCGGCCTGATCGTGCCGCACTACGACAGCCCGCACCACACCACCGACATCAAGCCCGGGATGACCTTCACCATCGAGCCGATGCTGACGCTGGGCACCTACGAGTACGACATGTGGCAGGACGGCTGGACCGTGGTCACCAAGGACCGCAAGCGGACGGCGCAGTTCGAGCACACGCTGGTGGTGACGGACACCGGGGCGGAGATTCTCACGCTGCCCTGA
- a CDS encoding bifunctional DNA primase/polymerase, whose translation MDRKSRFSQWLRRPKSGSGGGDTDTGSTAARSREDLLLAAAEAGFPVAPAAHPSGYGCSCERIGCPTPGRHPVSFGWQTVATTDRDKVAAWVRTLPQANFITATGIAHDVLDVPVEAGRSALGRLDAAGIEVGPVSLSGAGFGDGRMLFFTATRGTPDDEDEWWPCELDCHPETLDEHPGLRWHCRGSYVLLPPSTLPGEQPAVTWLRGPERPLPDPLTLLESLTDACAQYLEGAPDHETTAWPIGR comes from the coding sequence ATGGACCGCAAGAGCAGGTTCTCCCAGTGGCTGCGCCGCCCGAAGAGCGGATCGGGCGGCGGCGATACGGACACGGGATCGACGGCTGCGCGCAGCCGCGAGGACCTGCTGCTGGCCGCGGCCGAAGCGGGCTTCCCGGTGGCCCCCGCGGCGCACCCCTCCGGCTACGGCTGTTCCTGCGAACGCATCGGCTGTCCCACCCCCGGGCGACATCCGGTCTCCTTCGGCTGGCAGACCGTCGCCACCACCGACCGCGACAAGGTCGCCGCCTGGGTCCGCACCCTTCCGCAGGCCAACTTCATCACCGCCACCGGCATCGCCCACGACGTCCTCGACGTCCCCGTGGAAGCCGGCCGCAGCGCCCTGGGCCGGCTGGACGCGGCGGGCATCGAGGTCGGCCCGGTCTCCCTCAGCGGCGCCGGCTTCGGCGACGGCCGGATGCTGTTCTTCACCGCCACCCGCGGCACCCCGGACGACGAGGACGAGTGGTGGCCCTGCGAGCTGGACTGCCACCCCGAGACCCTCGACGAGCACCCCGGCCTGCGCTGGCACTGCCGCGGCAGCTACGTCCTGCTGCCCCCCTCGACCCTCCCCGGTGAACAGCCCGCCGTCACCTGGCTGCGTGGCCCCGAGCGGCCGCTGCCCGATCCGCTGACGCTGCTGGAATCGCTCACCGATGCCTGCGCCCAGTACCTGGAGGGCGCTCCCGACCACGAGACGACGGCCTGGCCGATCGGTCGCTGA
- a CDS encoding DUF6243 family protein gives MSKGNAGGMLGVGGTRNKLSRGALRGGGHGGHAAGGRPDPQAQRRELLRRLREERDARE, from the coding sequence ATGAGCAAGGGAAACGCCGGCGGCATGCTCGGGGTGGGCGGTACCCGCAACAAGCTCTCCCGCGGCGCGCTGCGCGGCGGCGGGCACGGCGGCCACGCCGCCGGAGGGCGCCCCGATCCGCAGGCGCAGCGGCGCGAGCTGCTGCGCAGACTTCGGGAGGAGCGGGACGCCCGGGAGTGA
- a CDS encoding heme oxygenase (biliverdin-producing), translating into MEASRPTPSATPFSTVIRTASHEQHTEAENSSFMSDLLGGRLGVAAYRRYTEQLWFVYRALEETAETLADDPVAGPFLRPELARTAALERDLTHLGGPGWRGGLEPLPATAAYADRVRACAREWPGGYVAHHYTRYLGDLSGGQIIRGTAEKTWGFARKGDGVRFYVFEDIGNPAAFKRGYRALLDGLPVDDLEKQRVVDECKRAFALNSAVFRELGEEFPLTA; encoded by the coding sequence TTGGAAGCGTCCCGCCCGACCCCGTCGGCAACCCCCTTCTCGACGGTCATCCGCACCGCCTCGCACGAGCAGCACACCGAGGCCGAGAACTCCTCGTTCATGAGCGACCTCCTCGGCGGCCGGCTCGGGGTCGCGGCCTACCGGCGCTACACCGAGCAGCTGTGGTTCGTCTACCGCGCGCTGGAGGAGACGGCCGAGACGCTGGCCGACGACCCGGTGGCGGGCCCCTTCCTCCGCCCCGAGCTCGCCAGGACCGCCGCGCTGGAGCGGGACCTGACCCACCTGGGCGGCCCCGGCTGGCGCGGCGGCCTGGAGCCGCTTCCCGCCACCGCCGCCTATGCCGACCGGGTCCGCGCCTGCGCCCGGGAATGGCCGGGCGGCTATGTGGCCCACCACTACACCCGCTATCTCGGCGATCTCTCCGGCGGCCAGATCATCCGCGGCACGGCCGAGAAGACCTGGGGCTTTGCGCGCAAGGGCGACGGCGTGCGGTTCTACGTCTTCGAGGACATCGGCAATCCCGCCGCGTTCAAGCGCGGCTACCGCGCGCTGCTGGACGGCCTGCCCGTGGACGACCTGGAGAAGCAGCGGGTGGTCGACGAGTGCAAGCGGGCGTTCGCGCTGAACAGCGCCGTCTTCCGGGAACTGGGCGAGGAGTTCCCGCTGACCGCCTGA
- a CDS encoding small ribosomal subunit Rsm22 family protein — MHDELRAALAGLLDGLPPRQAAQAVERLIANYRGTTPTDAPVLRDRADVAAYAAYRMPATFEAVRAALTAFAARVPDWSPATHVDIGGGTGAATWAAAATWQGHRSTVLDWAQPALDLGRELAAGILPDTDWQRAVIGAGLSVPPGTDLVTVSYVLGELRPEARRAVVEAAAAAPAVVLIEPGTPEGYLRIREARDQLIAAGLRIVAPCPHGDTCPIVVGEDWCHFSARVSRSSLHRQVKGGSLPYEDEKFSYVAATALDVPAAPARIVRKPQLRKGQVLLDLCTAEEGLRRTTVTKRHGADYRAARDAAWGDAWA, encoded by the coding sequence ATGCACGACGAACTGCGCGCCGCCCTGGCCGGCCTGCTCGACGGCCTGCCGCCCAGGCAGGCCGCGCAGGCCGTCGAGCGGCTGATCGCCAACTACCGGGGCACCACCCCCACCGACGCGCCGGTCCTGCGCGACCGCGCCGATGTCGCCGCGTACGCCGCCTACCGCATGCCCGCCACCTTCGAGGCCGTACGGGCCGCGCTGACCGCCTTCGCCGCCCGCGTCCCGGACTGGTCCCCGGCCACCCATGTCGACATCGGCGGCGGTACGGGCGCCGCCACCTGGGCCGCGGCCGCCACCTGGCAGGGCCACCGCAGCACGGTCCTGGACTGGGCGCAGCCCGCCCTGGACCTGGGCCGCGAACTGGCCGCCGGGATCCTGCCGGACACCGACTGGCAGCGGGCGGTCATCGGCGCGGGCCTGAGCGTGCCGCCGGGTACGGACCTGGTGACCGTCTCCTACGTCCTGGGCGAGCTGCGCCCCGAGGCCCGCCGCGCCGTGGTCGAGGCCGCGGCCGCCGCCCCGGCCGTCGTCCTGATCGAACCGGGCACCCCCGAGGGCTATCTGCGCATCCGCGAGGCCCGCGACCAGCTGATCGCGGCCGGACTGCGCATCGTCGCGCCGTGCCCGCACGGCGACACCTGCCCCATCGTGGTGGGTGAGGACTGGTGCCACTTCTCCGCCCGGGTCAGCCGCTCGTCCCTGCACCGCCAGGTCAAGGGTGGCTCCCTCCCGTACGAGGACGAGAAGTTCAGCTACGTCGCGGCCACCGCCCTCGACGTCCCGGCCGCCCCCGCCCGGATCGTCCGCAAGCCCCAACTCCGCAAGGGCCAGGTCCTGTTGGACCTGTGCACGGCGGAGGAGGGGCTGCGGCGGACCACCGTCACCAAGCGGCACGGCGCGGACTACCGGGCCGCCAGGGACGCGGCCTGGGGCGACGCCTGGGCCTGA
- a CDS encoding sialidase family protein codes for MVDESSVPYRARTEGYTSFRIPAVVRARSGAVLAFAEGRAASASDTGDIDVVLKRSADGGRTWGPLQVLARNGTGTAGNPAPVVLSGGRVLLLQVHNAADATEDRIRRGQVPPADGRRVWIQHSDDDGATWSPPREITDQAKRPEWRWYATGPGHALRLRHGPYAGRLVVPANHSTPPAADGDTGTEARYNGGHALLSDDDGATWRIGYTDGDTDPSVAPNETAAAELPDGTLYLNTRSEAAAPWHRADARSRDGGDRLAAPFRPQAGLAGPVCQGSLLALADRDELLFAGPAHPLARALLTLRTSRDGGLTWRCARTVSGLPAGYSDLVRLDAASVGLLYETGDYSAYSTITFRRIPVEEPA; via the coding sequence GTGGTGGACGAGAGCTCAGTGCCGTACCGGGCCCGGACCGAGGGGTATACGAGCTTCCGGATCCCGGCCGTGGTGCGGGCGCGCTCCGGGGCCGTGCTCGCCTTCGCCGAAGGACGTGCCGCCTCCGCCTCCGACACCGGCGACATCGATGTCGTCCTCAAACGCTCCGCCGACGGCGGCCGCACCTGGGGCCCGCTCCAGGTCCTGGCCCGCAACGGCACCGGCACCGCCGGCAACCCCGCACCGGTCGTCCTCTCCGGCGGCCGGGTGCTGCTCCTCCAGGTCCACAACGCCGCCGACGCCACCGAGGACCGCATCCGACGCGGCCAGGTCCCGCCCGCCGACGGCCGCCGCGTATGGATCCAGCACAGCGACGACGACGGCGCCACCTGGAGCCCGCCCCGCGAGATCACCGACCAGGCCAAACGCCCCGAATGGCGCTGGTACGCCACCGGCCCCGGCCATGCGCTGCGGCTGCGCCACGGCCCGTACGCCGGACGGCTCGTCGTCCCCGCCAACCACTCCACCCCACCGGCCGCAGACGGAGACACCGGCACCGAGGCCCGCTACAACGGCGGCCACGCGCTGCTCAGCGACGACGACGGCGCCACCTGGCGGATCGGCTACACCGACGGCGACACCGACCCCTCCGTCGCCCCCAACGAGACCGCCGCCGCCGAACTGCCCGACGGCACCCTCTACCTGAACACCCGCTCCGAGGCCGCCGCCCCCTGGCACCGCGCCGACGCCCGCTCGCGGGACGGCGGCGACCGTCTCGCCGCTCCCTTCCGCCCCCAGGCGGGCCTGGCCGGACCGGTCTGCCAGGGCAGCCTGCTGGCCCTCGCCGACCGCGACGAGCTGCTGTTCGCCGGCCCCGCGCACCCCCTGGCCCGCGCCCTGCTCACCCTGCGCACCAGCCGCGACGGCGGCCTGACCTGGCGGTGCGCCCGTACCGTCTCCGGACTGCCGGCCGGCTACTCCGATCTCGTCCGGCTGGATGCGGCGAGCGTCGGACTGCTCTACGAAACCGGTGACTACAGCGCCTATTCGACGATCACCTTCCGCCGCATCCCCGTGGAGGAGCCCGCATGA